One part of the Dioscorea cayenensis subsp. rotundata cultivar TDr96_F1 chromosome 2, TDr96_F1_v2_PseudoChromosome.rev07_lg8_w22 25.fasta, whole genome shotgun sequence genome encodes these proteins:
- the LOC120276843 gene encoding WPP domain-associated protein-like isoform X1 — translation MDEFFDGLDCRLRVSGMVADSIMLGIVNSAMETAFEKSCSKEGDLERLNEKSRFCELAIMQLEWCLKYVQEEMDSYIVESCREREKLLSELLETRDRLHNRLQETELVIAQMDGELIKMKSNDLRLRLALEMKDDELRSLQAALDLERTINVRGHSFHPCHTYTSKDIRPFDELSELRTSTERHLQRIRGKLEDGQQHLTDLLRKFSLSLSDIKKPSYSFNVREKGLTSDACKLLLQENGVVDLERAMPEYCHRRLMRKLNRELGEIAVDINMLNKKLDHSFEMMGRSMFLLKTALDEQQLEYNIEKEAFEVIVRNFILDLQCDSGKNAATKNFAAVVPDESWSAFMGEIKKLHSELELLINLKDTKSKVHGGFDVRLSPSPTSGICTAIKDKPDCEKTLQGSSCGLPKPADDSDCVADNNGTLHDVFTQAHELVSEENLSKENNSGQSVAAIVRSHEQRIIRQKSEELKWPKVELTREKLTSTHKDKDLDSVQKLISSVISRLQIIMKENVKLVAGSDACMPGYGGEMNSIQDDYISQPESLEKGSKITETTSEIPVELGGQGCCHASSGVCCDDVRNIKQEKNDWDFEVMILEEIYAILFVGLLNRLHLEFFNCDSETFITEDTQLTIFKEIIKECSLYRETCCIERLVSAAVDHIVFSEIVKDIKCTIRSAFRDIHGKVVPASDYLTDGLIIHDKKVVPSLEFVFLSKNSKIPEECSELMEYPIPNSPVVIEDNVLSQINQELGRGTQKKVHGNRQLHELSSSSVLLDNIQGIHDQTTSTGAFIQREFSQFKPKIFGESMPEELQSSLLPFLKLSQLITDLELIASEKIRKNTSRLVDLNCQLNCLSDEIMSIKKKELLYKTAFTRRCYDLQIAEVEVDLLGDEVDLLVGLLEKIYVALDHYSPVLHNYFGVCPIAMSSQLISFPQNQNISFS, via the exons ATGGATGAGTTTTTTGATGGCCTGGACTGTAGATTGAGAGTGTCAGGCATGGTGGCCGACTCCATCATGCTGGGGATTGTGAACTCCGCCATGGAAACTGCTTTTGAAAAGAGCTGCTCCAAAGAAGGGGATCTTGAGCGCTTGAATGAGAAGTCTCGATTTTGTGAGTTGGCCATAATGCAGCTCGAGTGGTGCTTGAAGTATGTGCAGGAAGAGATGGATAGTTACATCGTGGAGAGTTGTCGTGAACGTGAGAAGCTGCTGTCTGAATTGTTAGAGACCCGGGACCGGCTCCACAACAGACTCCAGGAGACTGAGCTTGTCATTGCTCAAATGGACGGAGAGTTGATCAAGATGAAGTCAAATGACTTGAGGCTTAGATTAGCTTTGGAAATGAAGGATGACGAGTTGCGTTCTCTGCAGGCAGCTCTTGATCTTGAAAGAACCATCAATGTGAGGGGGCATTCATTCCATCCTTGCCACACTTACACTAGTAAGGATATCAGGCCATTTGATGAGCTCAGTGAATTGAGAACCTCCACTGAACGACATTTGCAGAGAATCAGAGGCAAATTGGAAGACGGACAGCAACATCTGACCGACCTGTTGCGGAAATTCAGTCTTTCTCTTTCAGATATTAAGAAGCCATCTTATAGTTTCAACGTGAGGGAGAAGGGACTAACTTCGGATGCTTGCAAATTATTGTTACAAGAAAATGGAGTCGTTGATTTGGAGAGAGCAATGCCGGAATACTGCCATCGTCGTTTGATGAGAAAACTAAATAGAGAACTAGGGGAGATTGCTGTAGATATTAACATGCTTAACAAGAAACTTGACCACTCCTTTGAAATGATGGGCCGTTCTATGTTCTTACTTAAAACTGCTTTGGATGAGCAGCAATTGGAGTATAACATTGAGAAAGAAGCATTCGAGGTTATCGTCAGGAATTTCATATTGGATCTCCAGTGTGATTCAGGAAAGAATGCTGCCACAAAGAATTTTGCTGCTGTCGTCCCAGATGAGAGCTGGTCTGCTTTCATGGGAGAGATCAAAAAGTTGCACAGTGAACTGGAATTGTTGATCAATTTGAAGGACACAAAGTCAAAGGTGCATGGTGGGTTCGATGTCAGACTATCTCCTTCTCCTACCTCTGGAATCTGTACAGCTATTAAAGACAAACCTGACTGTGAAAAAACACTGCAAGGCagttcttgtggacttccaaagccAGCTGATGACAGTGACTGTGTGGCAGATAACAATGGGACTCTACATGATGTTTTTACGCAGGCACACGAATTGGTCAGTGAGGAGAAcctatcaaaagaaaacaactcTGGGCAATCTGTTGCTGCGATAGTAAGAAGCCACGAACAACGCATTATACGACAAAAAAGTGAAGAGCTCAAATGGCCGAAGGTGGAACTTACTAGAGAGAAGCTCACCAGTACACACAAGGATAAAGATCTTGATTCTGTTCAGAAATTGATCTCCAGTGTCATCTCAAGACTGCAGATTATTATGaaagaaaatgttaaacttGTTGCCGGTTCTGATGCCTGTATGCCAGGTTATGGAGGGGAAATGAACTCTATTCAAGATGATTATATATCACAGCCTGAATCACTGGAGAAGGGGTCAAAGATCACTGAGACTACGAGTGAAATCCCTGTGGAATTGGGAGGTCAGGGATGTTGCCATGCGTCAAGTGGTGTGTGTTGTGATGATGTTAGGAACATAAAACAAGAGAAGAATGATTGGGACTTTGAAGTGATGATATTGGAGGAGATCTATGCAATTCTTTTTGTAGGACTATTGAATAGACTTCACCTTGAATTCTTCAATTGTGATTCAGAGACCTTTATAACGGAAGATACACAGCTCACTATCTTCAAAGAGATAATCAAGGAATGCAGTCTCTATAGAGAAACTTGTTGCATTGAGAGACTTGTCAGTGCTGCCGTGGACCATATAGTTTTCAGTGAGATTGTTAAAGATATCAAATGCACTATACGTTCAGCTTTCAGAGACATCCATGGGAAAGTCGTCCCCGCCAGTGACTACCTGACTGATGGCCTGATCATCCATGATAAAaaggtggtcccaagcctagAATTTGTGTTTCTatctaaaaattctaaaatacctGAAGAATGTTCAGAGTTAATGGAATACCCTATACCCAATAGCCCCGTCGTGATTGAAGATAATGTGCTTAGCCAGATTAATCAAGAACTAGGAAGGGGCACACAAAAGAAAGTTCATGGTAATAGGCAGCTCCATGAATTGTCCTCTAGTTCTGTATTACTTGATAATATACAAGGAATTCATGATCAGACCACTTCAACAGGGGCCTTTATCCAGAGGGAGTTCTCCCAATTCAAACCTAAAATATTCGGAGAAAGCATGCCAGAAGAGTTGCAATCCTCTCTATTGCCTTTTCTTAAGCTTTCACAACTTATCACAGATTTGGAGCTCATTGCATctgagaaaataagaaaaaatacttCAAG GTTGGTAGATTTGAATTGCCAATTAAATTGCCTTTCCGATGAAATAATGTCCATCAAGAAGAAGGAATTATTATACAAGACAGCTTTCACAAGACGCTGTTATGACTTGCAAATAGCTGAAGTAGAG GTTGATCTGTTAGGTGATGAAGTGGACCTTCTGGTTGGTCTTCTTGAGAAGATATATGTTGCACTGGATCACTACTCACCAGTTTTACATAACTATTTTGGGGTATGCCCGATTGCCATGTCTTCTCAGCTGATATCATTTCCCCAGAATCAGAACATATCATTTTCTTAG